In Acidiphilium acidophilum, one genomic interval encodes:
- a CDS encoding transketolase encodes MDKIVAEHLIEGGTTLPSADYTSLHQIERKLLWLSSWMIHNANHIRPNRDGLKVGGHQASCASVVSIMTALYFHILRPQDRVAVKPHAGPVLHAINYLFDRQSIDMMAGLRQVGGAQAYPSRVKDGAEIDFSTGSVGLGVAITSFAGLIQDYLRAHGMVPAERPPSRHIAIAGDAELDEGNIYEALLEGWKHDVRDVWWVVDYNRQSLDSVMPDRLFGRFEGLFRDMGWNVMSLKYGKALEAAFRKPGGSALRAWIDDCPNSLYSALTFQGGAAWRQALLADLGRSRGARAIIDPMSDEALAVLMTNLAGHDLPTLIEAFTEAARTDQPTCFLAYTTKGSGLPFAGHKDNHSGLMNDEQMNAFRAAMGIREGHEWDKFEGIADPAHLRHFINSVPFATKLTTQGRNLAAATIPVPATLPHGKFAGRRMSTQGAFGELLAEIGRGEGECADLARHIVTMSPDVTVSTNLGPWVNRRGVFDRHTRNDVFRDAKLASAQRWGMSPEGQHIELGIAEQNLFLLLAAAGLAAPMQGARLLPIGTVYDPFVNRGHDALVYGCYQDARFMLVATPSGITLAPEGGQHQSTNTPLLGMVQDRIAAYEPAYADEFAVLFRHGFDWMQRPEGSSVWFRLSTRQIEQPERALDAAAVIAGAHWITPPAPGANIAILYQGAVAPEAEAAFAALREDEPGAGLLAITSPDRLFADWRAAQATQRTGTPAHRSHIETLLAPLARDAALVTVLDGHPSTHAWLGGVRGQRIHTLGPDHFGQSGDIPDLYRIYGIDEDAILNACAAALLG; translated from the coding sequence ATGGACAAGATCGTGGCCGAACATCTGATCGAAGGAGGCACGACGCTGCCGTCGGCGGATTACACCTCCCTGCATCAGATCGAACGCAAACTGCTCTGGCTGTCGTCGTGGATGATCCATAACGCCAACCACATCCGACCCAATCGCGACGGACTCAAGGTCGGCGGCCATCAGGCCTCCTGCGCCTCGGTGGTCTCGATCATGACGGCGCTCTATTTCCACATCCTCCGCCCGCAGGACCGCGTCGCGGTCAAGCCGCATGCCGGCCCGGTGCTCCACGCGATCAACTATCTGTTCGATCGGCAGAGCATCGACATGATGGCCGGGTTGCGCCAGGTCGGCGGTGCCCAGGCCTATCCCTCGCGGGTCAAGGACGGGGCCGAGATCGATTTCTCGACCGGTTCGGTCGGCCTCGGTGTCGCGATCACCTCCTTCGCCGGACTGATCCAGGATTATCTCCGCGCCCATGGCATGGTCCCCGCCGAACGCCCGCCCTCCCGCCATATCGCGATCGCGGGCGATGCCGAGCTCGACGAGGGCAATATCTACGAAGCCCTGCTCGAAGGCTGGAAACACGACGTCCGCGATGTCTGGTGGGTGGTCGACTACAACCGCCAGAGCCTCGATTCGGTAATGCCCGACCGCCTGTTCGGCCGCTTCGAAGGCTTGTTCCGCGACATGGGCTGGAACGTGATGAGCCTGAAATACGGCAAGGCGCTCGAAGCCGCATTCCGCAAACCCGGCGGATCGGCCCTGCGCGCCTGGATCGACGATTGCCCCAACTCGCTCTATTCCGCCCTCACCTTTCAGGGCGGTGCCGCGTGGCGTCAGGCCCTGCTCGCCGATCTTGGCCGCTCGCGGGGCGCACGCGCGATCATCGACCCGATGTCGGATGAAGCGCTCGCCGTGCTGATGACCAACCTCGCCGGCCACGACCTGCCCACGCTGATCGAGGCCTTCACCGAAGCGGCACGAACCGATCAGCCGACCTGCTTCCTCGCCTACACCACCAAAGGTTCGGGCCTGCCCTTCGCCGGACACAAGGACAATCATTCCGGCCTGATGAACGACGAACAGATGAACGCGTTCCGCGCCGCGATGGGAATTCGCGAAGGGCATGAATGGGACAAATTCGAAGGGATCGCCGATCCCGCGCACCTCCGTCATTTCATCAACTCGGTTCCGTTCGCCACCAAACTGACCACCCAGGGGCGCAATCTCGCCGCCGCCACGATCCCGGTGCCGGCCACCCTGCCCCACGGAAAATTCGCGGGACGGCGCATGTCCACCCAGGGCGCTTTCGGCGAACTCCTCGCCGAGATCGGGCGCGGCGAAGGCGAATGCGCCGATCTCGCCCGGCATATCGTGACGATGAGCCCGGATGTGACGGTCTCGACCAACCTCGGTCCCTGGGTCAACCGGCGCGGCGTGTTCGACCGCCACACCCGCAACGACGTGTTCCGCGATGCCAAACTCGCCTCCGCGCAACGCTGGGGCATGAGCCCGGAAGGCCAGCATATCGAACTCGGGATCGCCGAACAGAACCTGTTTCTCCTGCTCGCCGCCGCCGGCCTCGCCGCCCCGATGCAAGGTGCCCGCCTGCTGCCGATCGGCACGGTCTACGACCCCTTCGTCAATCGGGGTCACGATGCCCTGGTGTACGGCTGCTATCAGGATGCAAGGTTCATGCTTGTCGCCACCCCGTCCGGCATCACCCTGGCACCCGAGGGCGGGCAGCACCAATCCACCAACACCCCGCTGCTCGGCATGGTGCAGGACCGGATCGCCGCCTACGAACCCGCCTATGCCGATGAATTCGCCGTCCTGTTCCGTCACGGATTCGACTGGATGCAACGCCCGGAGGGTTCATCGGTCTGGTTCCGCCTCTCGACCCGGCAGATCGAACAGCCGGAGCGTGCGCTCGATGCCGCTGCCGTCATCGCCGGCGCGCACTGGATCACCCCACCCGCACCAGGAGCGAACATCGCAATTCTTTATCAGGGCGCCGTCGCACCCGAAGCCGAAGCCGCCTTCGCCGCCCTGCGCGAAGACGAACCGGGCGCCGGTCTGCTCGCGATCACCAGCCCCGACCGCCTGTTCGCTGACTGGCGCGCCGCCCAGGCAACACAGCGCACCGGAACCCCGGCACACCGCTCGCATATCGAAACCCTGCTCGCCCCCCTCGCCCGCGATGCGGCGCTGGTCACGGTGCTGGACGGCCACCCCTCGACCCACGCCTGGCTCGGCGGGGTGCGCGGCCAGCGCATCCATACGCTGGGCCCCGATCACTTCGGCCAGTCGGGCGATATCCCGGATCTGTATCGTATCTACGGCATCGATGAGGACGCGATCCTGAACGCCTGCGCCGCCGCGCTGCTGGGCTGA
- the hpf gene encoding ribosome hibernation-promoting factor, HPF/YfiA family yields the protein MQITVSGKQVDLSDALRVHVANHLDVISTKYFDRALEANVTFSRARSFFTCDINVHAARGLTLRGEGEAADAHAAFDDAAEHIAKRLRRYRRRVNEHAREIAGRDRPEAARQYVLQEVYEREDAPPAVNGHIVAEGMPDIGPHATVIAETQTEIDMLSVSEAVMRMDLADQPVLMFRNSANRALNVVYRRSDGNIGWIDSSTAG from the coding sequence ATGCAAATCACGGTCTCCGGCAAACAAGTCGATCTTTCCGATGCGCTGCGCGTTCATGTCGCCAACCACCTGGACGTGATTTCCACCAAGTATTTCGACCGCGCCCTCGAAGCCAATGTCACGTTCAGCCGCGCCCGCAGCTTTTTCACCTGCGATATCAACGTGCACGCGGCCCGCGGGCTGACCTTGCGGGGCGAGGGCGAGGCGGCGGATGCTCATGCGGCGTTCGACGATGCTGCCGAACATATCGCCAAACGACTGCGCCGCTATCGCCGCCGGGTCAACGAACATGCCCGCGAAATCGCCGGGCGGGACCGGCCGGAGGCCGCGCGGCAATATGTGTTGCAGGAGGTCTATGAGCGGGAGGATGCGCCGCCTGCGGTGAATGGGCATATCGTCGCGGAGGGGATGCCCGATATCGGCCCCCATGCCACGGTGATCGCCGAAACCCAGACCGAGATCGACATGCTGTCGGTCAGCGAGGCGGTGATGCGGATGGACCTCGCGGATCAGCCGGTGCTGATGTTCCGCAATTCGGCCAACCGGGCGCTCAACGTGGTCTACCGCCGGAGCGACGGCAATATCGGCTGGATCGACAGCAGCACGGCGGGCTGA
- the rpoN gene encoding RNA polymerase factor sigma-54 produces the protein MSIGPRLDLRHTQSLVMTPQLRQAIQLLQYTNTEVNQFIEDELLKNPLIERLDGGPELPDHAAPDLPESAPVQPAGFADPGAVGGSNGDASVQPGHLDGTTPPLDADFSNVYDAGTGSDGARERGGDFADDDWMGQIADRPPDLREHLEQQIRLAFPDLARRRIAAALLMSLDAAGRLAEPPAFIANSLGVPIEMLEAVRQVMLRFDPTGVFACDLAECLSVQLAERNRLDPAMMALLANLDLLARRDHRTLMERCGVDAEDLRDMIGEVRRLDPKPGAGYDAGPITPMVPDVLMRPGPDGDYLLELNPETMPRVLIRRGYHARMAARASRDTKQFLADRIQSANWLIRALESRADTILRVAGEIVQHQDGFFRFGIGFLKPLTLREVAAALEIHESTVSRVTSNKVIATPRGIFEMKFFFTTALAGANGESHSAEAVRHRIAALIEGEAPGGVLSDEALAKLLQKEGIDIARRTVAKYREAMRIPGSAQRKREQGLSGES, from the coding sequence ATGTCCATCGGACCCCGCCTCGACCTAAGGCATACCCAGTCACTGGTCATGACGCCGCAACTGCGGCAGGCGATCCAACTGCTCCAATACACCAATACCGAAGTCAATCAGTTCATCGAGGATGAACTGCTCAAGAACCCGTTGATCGAGCGGCTCGATGGGGGGCCGGAACTGCCGGACCATGCTGCGCCCGACTTGCCGGAGAGCGCGCCGGTGCAGCCCGCAGGGTTTGCCGATCCTGGTGCCGTCGGAGGGTCGAACGGCGATGCATCGGTTCAGCCGGGACATCTGGATGGCACGACACCGCCGCTCGATGCCGATTTCTCGAACGTATACGATGCCGGCACGGGTTCGGACGGCGCCCGCGAACGCGGCGGCGATTTCGCGGACGATGACTGGATGGGGCAGATCGCCGACCGGCCCCCCGATCTGCGCGAACATCTTGAGCAACAGATCCGCCTCGCATTTCCCGACCTCGCGCGCCGGCGGATCGCTGCGGCTCTGCTGATGTCGCTCGATGCCGCGGGACGGCTGGCGGAACCCCCGGCATTCATTGCCAATTCGCTCGGCGTCCCGATCGAAATGCTCGAGGCGGTGCGACAGGTCATGCTGCGGTTCGATCCGACCGGTGTGTTTGCCTGCGATCTCGCCGAGTGCCTGAGCGTTCAGCTCGCCGAGCGCAACCGCCTCGACCCTGCGATGATGGCACTTCTGGCCAATCTCGACCTTCTCGCCCGCCGCGATCACCGGACCCTGATGGAGCGCTGCGGGGTCGACGCGGAAGATTTGCGCGACATGATCGGCGAAGTTCGGCGCCTCGATCCTAAACCCGGCGCGGGATACGATGCCGGACCGATCACCCCGATGGTGCCCGACGTGCTGATGCGGCCGGGGCCGGATGGCGATTATCTGCTCGAACTGAATCCGGAAACCATGCCGCGCGTGCTGATCCGGCGCGGTTATCATGCGCGGATGGCGGCGCGCGCCTCGCGCGACACGAAGCAATTTCTGGCCGACCGCATCCAGAGTGCAAACTGGCTGATCCGTGCCCTGGAGTCCCGGGCCGATACGATCCTGCGCGTTGCCGGCGAGATCGTGCAGCATCAGGACGGATTTTTTCGTTTCGGGATCGGGTTTCTCAAGCCGCTGACCTTGCGCGAGGTCGCGGCGGCGCTCGAAATCCATGAAAGCACGGTCAGCCGGGTCACTTCCAACAAAGTGATCGCGACGCCGCGTGGAATTTTCGAGATGAAGTTTTTTTTCACGACTGCGCTGGCCGGTGCGAATGGCGAGAGTCACAGCGCGGAGGCGGTTCGTCACCGGATCGCCGCGTTGATCGAAGGGGAAGCGCCGGGTGGCGTGCTGTCCGACGAGGCTCTGGCCAAATTGTTACAAAAGGAAGGCATAGACATCGCGCGGCGAACTGTGGCCAAATACCGGGAGGCGATGCGTATTCCCGGCTCGGCGCAGCGCAAGCGGGAACAGGGGCTCTCGGGCGAGTCCTGA
- a CDS encoding type II secretion system F family protein gives MNILYFGVPAFFLFISGFAMLMLKLVIDEEKIARRVARAAGVSLVAADGTEQQKLHVRIVIGLGFAVARSGLLSAKTLADLRHTLRMAGIRDQGALGLFVGAKVLMLFGLPVLAYVLVHMVSLPEMPRIGLIGAAAIVGLLLPDMVITRRRKRFVKRVEAGLADALDLMVICADAGLSLEPGLVRVASEIRETHDAVAQELTITAQEMRIGNNVRDALTALGARTGLDSLKRLGSTLIQTIQYGTPLTQALRTLSAELRQEQLTKFEERAARLPVLLTLPMIVFILPCVFLVVGGPAIIKVMAAF, from the coding sequence ATGAACATCCTCTATTTCGGCGTTCCGGCATTTTTCCTGTTCATCTCCGGTTTTGCGATGCTGATGCTGAAACTGGTGATCGACGAGGAAAAAATCGCGCGCCGCGTCGCCCGTGCCGCCGGCGTCTCACTCGTCGCGGCTGACGGGACCGAACAGCAGAAACTCCATGTCCGGATCGTGATCGGTCTGGGGTTCGCTGTCGCCCGGAGCGGTCTGCTGAGCGCAAAAACCCTGGCCGACCTGAGGCATACGTTGCGCATGGCCGGAATCCGCGATCAGGGTGCATTGGGTCTGTTCGTCGGGGCGAAAGTGCTGATGCTGTTTGGCCTGCCGGTTCTGGCCTATGTGCTGGTTCATATGGTGAGCCTGCCGGAAATGCCGCGGATCGGCCTGATCGGTGCCGCCGCGATCGTGGGGTTGCTGCTTCCGGATATGGTGATCACCCGGCGGCGGAAGCGGTTCGTCAAACGTGTCGAAGCCGGGCTCGCGGATGCGCTCGACCTGATGGTGATCTGTGCTGATGCCGGACTGAGCCTCGAACCCGGGCTGGTCCGCGTCGCGAGCGAAATTCGTGAAACCCACGATGCCGTTGCCCAGGAACTCACCATCACGGCCCAGGAGATGAGGATCGGCAATAATGTGCGTGATGCGCTAACTGCGCTTGGAGCCCGGACCGGTCTCGACAGTCTCAAACGGCTGGGATCGACCCTGATCCAGACCATCCAGTACGGTACCCCGCTGACCCAGGCATTGCGGACCTTGTCTGCCGAGCTTCGCCAGGAACAACTGACGAAATTCGAGGAACGCGCAGCTCGCCTGCCGGTGCTGCTCACGCTCCCCATGATCGTTTTTATCCTGCCATGCGTGTTTCTCGTGGTCGGGGGACCCGCCATCATCAAAGTGATGGCGGCGTTCTGA
- a CDS encoding type II secretion system F family protein — protein MNLPLLLMFSIVMTAALLLLAVNMFQGDRLQRRLAGRLDRVTNGLVVFETDQKPKAVSPLARFQAPLSSALTILGIDLLRARDYPAPWWLVFLGCIVVARLIVMLIAMVFGGLGLLLWPPMIILIARTVFGTLHARRSTALLNQFPDTLATIVRCVRVGIPVQEALRIVGRDLSKPTSEEFTRIADQVAIGTPLDQALRGLAERSRLPEYGFFATALSLQARAGGGLAQTLETLSEVIRKRVAMKARGYAMAAEARTSALILGCIPIVAGLGIELIQPAYLNILFTTRKGHVIFGLAVGMLVMGSMTMRSIIRRSLS, from the coding sequence ATGAACCTACCGCTTCTGCTCATGTTCAGCATCGTCATGACCGCCGCCTTGCTGTTGCTTGCGGTCAACATGTTTCAGGGCGACCGCCTCCAGCGGCGCCTCGCCGGCCGCCTCGATCGGGTGACCAACGGCCTTGTCGTCTTCGAGACCGACCAGAAACCCAAAGCCGTCAGCCCTCTCGCGCGCTTCCAGGCCCCCTTGTCGTCCGCTCTGACAATCCTCGGCATCGATCTGCTGCGCGCCCGGGATTACCCGGCACCGTGGTGGCTCGTGTTCCTCGGCTGCATCGTCGTTGCCCGGTTGATCGTCATGCTGATCGCCATGGTGTTCGGCGGCCTCGGTCTGCTGCTCTGGCCGCCGATGATCATCCTGATTGCCCGAACCGTCTTCGGAACGCTACATGCGCGCCGGTCGACCGCGCTGCTCAACCAGTTTCCCGATACGCTGGCGACGATCGTGCGGTGCGTAAGAGTCGGCATCCCGGTGCAGGAAGCGTTGCGGATCGTCGGGCGCGATCTCAGCAAGCCCACCAGCGAGGAGTTCACCCGAATCGCCGATCAGGTCGCGATCGGCACACCGCTCGATCAGGCCCTGCGCGGCCTCGCCGAGCGCTCCCGCCTGCCCGAATACGGGTTTTTCGCGACCGCTCTCAGCCTGCAGGCGCGGGCGGGTGGCGGATTGGCGCAAACCCTCGAAACCCTGTCCGAAGTGATCCGCAAGCGTGTCGCAATGAAAGCGCGCGGCTATGCCATGGCGGCGGAGGCTCGTACGAGCGCATTGATTCTCGGTTGTATTCCCATTGTCGCGGGGTTGGGGATCGAACTGATCCAGCCCGCTTACCTCAACATTCTGTTCACCACCCGCAAAGGTCATGTCATTTTCGGTCTGGCCGTCGGCATGCTCGTGATGGGCAGCATGACCATGCGCTCGATCATCCGGCGGAGCCTGAGCTGA
- a CDS encoding CpaF family protein, translated as MDGVPVFGRRPSEPAPVTVPGVSEPTPGLRKEDVDLIRSLCLAKIDASVIATLTPPRLLNAVEIMLAELATEHRIQLNSREQHQIATELVDDMLGLGPLEPLLEDESITDIMVNGPERVFAERKGRLEQLPVRFRDSAHLANICQRIAASVGRRVDESSPMVDARLKDGSRVNIVLPPLAIDGPCLSIRKFAKKPISFTKLIEYGSLTPAIARILEIAARCRLNVVISGGTGSGKTTMMNAMSSFIDPSERIVTVEDAAELQLQQPHIVRLETRPLNLEGKGEINQRDLLRNALRMRPDRIIIGEVRGPEAFDMLQAMNTGHDGSMSTIHANNTRDALARIENMVQMASMGLSPRAIRMQVVSAINLIVQVERQRDGGRRVIQLTEIAGIEGETPLLNDIFKYEMQGEDATGRLLGRYIVSRTRSSFHDRLTYFGLARPWATALEEASLIR; from the coding sequence ATGGACGGTGTACCGGTCTTCGGCCGCCGCCCCAGCGAACCCGCCCCGGTCACCGTCCCAGGCGTATCCGAGCCCACGCCCGGGCTGCGCAAGGAGGACGTCGACCTGATCCGCAGCCTCTGTCTCGCCAAGATCGATGCGTCGGTGATCGCAACCCTCACCCCGCCGCGCCTGCTCAATGCGGTCGAGATCATGCTCGCCGAGCTTGCGACCGAGCATCGCATCCAGCTCAACAGCCGCGAACAACATCAGATCGCGACCGAACTGGTCGACGACATGCTGGGCCTCGGCCCGCTCGAACCCCTGCTCGAAGACGAATCGATCACCGACATCATGGTCAACGGTCCGGAACGGGTTTTCGCCGAACGAAAGGGCAGGCTCGAACAATTGCCGGTCCGCTTCCGCGATTCCGCCCATCTCGCCAATATCTGCCAGCGCATCGCGGCCTCGGTCGGTCGGCGTGTCGATGAATCGAGCCCGATGGTCGATGCCAGACTGAAGGACGGCTCCCGCGTCAACATCGTTCTCCCGCCGCTCGCGATCGACGGTCCCTGCCTCTCGATCCGCAAATTCGCGAAAAAGCCGATCAGTTTCACCAAACTGATCGAATACGGCTCTTTGACGCCAGCGATCGCGCGCATCCTCGAAATCGCCGCCCGCTGCCGCCTGAACGTCGTGATTTCCGGCGGCACCGGTTCGGGCAAAACCACGATGATGAACGCGATGAGCAGTTTCATCGATCCTTCCGAGCGGATCGTGACCGTCGAGGATGCCGCCGAACTCCAGTTGCAGCAGCCCCACATCGTCCGGCTCGAAACCCGCCCGCTCAACCTGGAAGGCAAGGGCGAGATCAACCAGCGCGATCTCCTCCGCAACGCCCTGCGCATGCGACCGGACCGGATCATCATCGGCGAGGTGCGCGGACCCGAAGCGTTCGACATGCTTCAGGCCATGAACACCGGTCATGACGGTTCGATGTCGACCATCCATGCCAACAACACCCGCGATGCGCTGGCCCGGATCGAGAACATGGTCCAGATGGCGAGCATGGGCCTGTCGCCGCGCGCGATCCGGATGCAGGTCGTCTCCGCGATCAACCTGATCGTCCAGGTCGAACGCCAGCGTGATGGCGGTCGCCGGGTGATCCAGTTGACCGAAATCGCCGGCATCGAGGGTGAAACCCCGCTTCTTAACGACATCTTCAAATACGAAATGCAGGGTGAAGACGCGACCGGGCGACTGCTTGGCCGCTATATCGTCTCGCGCACCCGCTCCAGCTTCCATGACCGGCTGACCTATTTCGGCCTGGCGCGGCCCTGGGCGACGGCCCTGGAAGAAGCGAGCCTGATCCGATGA
- a CDS encoding AAA family ATPase, with protein sequence MTPGTSLLFDPASVEPLSRDRPLFMGFVRDAETAHILRAALAPAFPAGLILHTVPFAGSLERLGQIETPRTILIDISGEDQPLSAILQLEAVVDPGTRVLVIGDNRSVSFYRSLTRNLGVKEYLPKPLDIAMVTRELLPWAIGAEPIAELTRGGAMVALCGAGGGVGVTTIATNLAWLIGGETRRHTILLDTDLYRGGAALAANVPPSTGLRSALEAPDRIDPLLIERAAHPATERLHVLAAEEALNEVWSLRPGGGRALSNALRQRYNFVIADIPARPLGFAAEILALAQQRILILEASSQSLRHAKRWIDLPAGAMQTRRPIVILNRYHRKQPLSPKLIAAELGSEIAVIVPDLGAKAVRASDLGETLVSQKGSFRDAIVKLARLIGAAPGPPPAKAAEAVASISIGAP encoded by the coding sequence ATGACCCCCGGAACCAGCCTGCTGTTCGATCCGGCAAGCGTGGAACCCCTCAGCCGCGACCGGCCCCTGTTCATGGGCTTCGTCCGGGATGCCGAAACCGCGCACATCCTGCGCGCCGCCCTCGCACCCGCCTTTCCCGCCGGACTGATCCTGCACACCGTGCCCTTCGCCGGATCGCTCGAACGCCTTGGCCAGATCGAAACCCCGCGCACCATCCTCATCGACATCAGCGGCGAAGACCAGCCGCTTTCCGCCATCCTGCAACTCGAAGCCGTGGTGGACCCCGGAACCCGGGTCCTCGTCATAGGCGACAATCGCAGCGTGAGCTTCTATCGCAGCCTCACCCGCAATCTCGGCGTCAAGGAATACCTCCCCAAGCCGCTCGACATCGCCATGGTCACGCGTGAACTTCTGCCCTGGGCGATCGGTGCCGAACCCATCGCGGAACTCACCCGTGGCGGCGCCATGGTCGCCCTCTGCGGGGCCGGCGGCGGGGTCGGCGTCACCACGATCGCGACCAACCTCGCCTGGCTGATCGGTGGTGAAACCCGTCGCCACACCATCCTCCTCGATACCGATCTCTATCGTGGCGGCGCCGCCCTCGCGGCCAACGTCCCCCCCAGTACCGGATTACGCAGCGCCCTCGAAGCGCCGGACCGCATCGACCCGCTGCTGATCGAGCGCGCCGCCCACCCCGCCACCGAGCGCCTTCACGTCCTCGCCGCCGAGGAAGCACTGAACGAGGTCTGGTCGCTCCGCCCCGGCGGCGGTCGCGCCTTGTCCAACGCCCTCCGCCAACGCTACAATTTCGTGATCGCCGACATCCCCGCCCGCCCGCTGGGTTTCGCTGCCGAAATCCTCGCCCTCGCGCAACAGCGCATCCTGATCCTCGAAGCCTCGTCCCAAAGCCTGCGCCACGCGAAACGCTGGATCGATCTCCCCGCCGGCGCGATGCAGACCCGTCGCCCGATCGTCATCCTCAACCGCTACCATCGCAAGCAACCGCTCTCGCCGAAGCTCATCGCCGCCGAACTCGGCAGCGAAATCGCCGTCATCGTACCTGATCTCGGCGCCAAAGCGGTCCGTGCGTCTGATCTTGGCGAAACCCTGGTCAGCCAGAAAGGCAGCTTCCGCGACGCGATCGTCAAGCTCGCCCGGCTGATCGGTGCCGCCCCCGGCCCACCGCCGGCCAAAGCCGCCGAAGCCGTGGCTAGCATTTCGATCGGGGCGCCGTGA
- the cpaB gene encoding Flp pilus assembly protein CpaB: MLLRLSLFVVLALGLAGFGTVAWLELHPARPHIAAAPKILILATAHPLRAGSLIQPADFSTITESTATPPPGTVLDTPANRSAYTGAMVRQPLDAGAPLLISQVIRPGDHGFLAAVLKPGMRAVSVGVDAITGTAGLIWPGDHVDLILTQSLSAPNLPPSKSVAAETILSDVRVIAIDQRLVQGANTHGKEEAPARTVTLEVTPDQAERVDVAAHLGPLSLIVRPTDLAPGPIHLPPPPVYSGQVSPALAAVSAPMSGESMTIFQGPAQQTQFTPPGSTAQ, translated from the coding sequence ATGCTCCTCCGCCTATCCTTGTTCGTCGTCCTCGCTCTCGGCCTCGCCGGTTTCGGCACTGTGGCCTGGCTGGAACTTCATCCCGCCAGGCCACACATCGCCGCAGCCCCGAAAATCCTCATCCTCGCCACCGCCCATCCACTGCGCGCCGGCAGCCTGATCCAGCCCGCCGACTTCTCCACCATCACCGAATCCACCGCCACCCCGCCGCCCGGCACCGTGCTCGATACCCCGGCCAACCGCTCCGCCTATACCGGCGCGATGGTCCGCCAGCCGCTCGATGCCGGTGCGCCGCTCCTGATCTCCCAGGTCATCCGCCCCGGCGATCATGGCTTTCTCGCGGCCGTGCTCAAGCCGGGCATGAGGGCCGTCTCGGTCGGGGTCGACGCCATCACCGGCACCGCCGGCCTGATCTGGCCGGGAGACCACGTCGATCTCATTCTCACCCAGAGCCTCTCCGCCCCCAATCTCCCCCCGTCGAAAAGCGTCGCCGCCGAAACCATCCTGTCGGACGTCCGGGTCATCGCGATCGACCAGCGCCTGGTCCAGGGGGCCAACACCCACGGCAAGGAAGAAGCCCCCGCCCGCACCGTCACCCTCGAAGTCACCCCCGATCAGGCCGAACGGGTCGATGTCGCCGCCCATCTCGGCCCGCTCTCGCTGATCGTCCGTCCCACCGATCTCGCACCCGGTCCCATCCACCTCCCGCCGCCCCCGGTCTATAGCGGCCAGGTCTCCCCCGCCCTCGCCGCGGTCAGCGCCCCGATGTCTGGCGAAAGCATGACCATCTTCCAGGGGCCCGCCCAGCAAACCCAGTTCACCCCGCCGGGATCGACCGCCCAATGA
- a CDS encoding Flp family type IVb pilin gives MSVKALTLGAVFRNHTSQSIKMMTEVCKADQRGVTALEYAMIAGLIAAVIAGGVTTLGTHLNTAYNSTRAAF, from the coding sequence ATGTCAGTTAAAGCTCTTACTTTAGGTGCCGTATTTAGGAATCATACAAGTCAGAGTATAAAAATGATGACTGAAGTATGTAAAGCGGACCAGCGAGGCGTAACTGCACTTGAATATGCCATGATTGCCGGATTGATAGCTGCGGTCATAGCGGGAGGCGTAACGACGCTCGGAACTCATCTGAACACCGCTTACAATAGCACCCGCGCGGCCTTCTGA
- a CDS encoding Flp family type IVb pilin: MLDYTKTWLAVRGIPLFNDKRGVTALEYGMIAALIAAVIIGIISTIGGQLNTMFTSVSQNL, encoded by the coding sequence ATGCTCGACTACACCAAAACCTGGCTCGCCGTCCGCGGCATCCCCCTCTTCAACGACAAACGCGGCGTCACGGCGCTGGAATATGGAATGATTGCGGCGTTGATTGCGGCCGTTATTATCGGGATCATTAGTACGATCGGTGGTCAACTGAACACTATGTTCACAAGCGTAAGTCAAAACCTCTAG